In the genome of Lacerta agilis isolate rLacAgi1 chromosome 2, rLacAgi1.pri, whole genome shotgun sequence, one region contains:
- the LOC117042080 gene encoding cholinesterase-like isoform X1 → MPGILSSLPYILILLLFSPASGSAPGDDTMVVTKSGPIKGKHVPAGSGSVTAYLGIPYAEPPVGKLRFQKPLPHQPWSQVLEATSYGNSCPQPVISGILDAAIWAPNTPLSEDCLFLNTWVPHPRPSAPAPVLVFIHGGGFFAGTSSLDVYKGASLASTERVIVVSMNYRLGMLGFLSMPPAAPGNLGLLDQQLALRWVNENAAAFGGDPTRVTIFGHSAGAASVGFHLLSPGSQPLFAQAVIQSGSPNAIWAWMSPEEAKQQSLAIARLLGCAAGDDSAVMSCLQAKDATEFSPQEMLFLEKSKYLIDLPVIPTTDGDFLPDDPQKLLEPGHIKIKPILIGFTSDEGSTFLPFSFPGIERHQFTQDILMKGIRMGIRNATEEVVQAVALEYSKEGQDPAGYHRALSQSFGDYFFACPMDEFAKKLAEAGSPVYTYYFKHHTSGSVWPEWIGAPHGAELPYLFGTLEKVLDVNQTYTEAEADLSRRVMRYWAEFSRSGKPMGSAASEVEWPLYNGTQQNFFYLSTEPTQVVDKSPVQHCTFFNALTNKLKEDSAASHKEEDGKKEPTTQ, encoded by the exons ATGCCTGGTATCCTCTCTTCACTCCCCTACATCCTCATTCTCCTCCTTTTTTCACCTGCTTCTGGTTCTGCCCCTGGCGATGACACCATGGTGGTCACCAAAAGTGGCCCCATCAAGGGCAAGCATGTTCCAGCTGGCTCCGGCTCTGTGACGGCTTACCTGGGCATCCCCTATGCCGAGCCCCCTGTGGGGAAATTGCGTTTCCAGAAGCCCCTTCCACATCAGCCATGGAGCCAAGTCTTGGAAGCCACCAGCTATGGCAACTCTTGCCCCCAGCCTGTTATTTCTGGCATCCTTGATGCAGCTATATGGGCACCCAATACGCCACTGTCAGAAGACTGCCTCTTTCTCAACACCTGGGTTCCCCACCCGCGCCCCTCTGCACCAGCCCCTGTCCTTGTTTTCATTCACGGAGGGGGATTTTTCGCTGGGACATCTTCCCTGGACGTGTACAAAGGGGCATCCTTAGCCTCTACCGAGAGAGTCATAGTTGTTAGCATGAATTATCGCCTGGGGATGCTAGGCTTCCTCTCCATGCCACCAGCAGCTCCAGGAAATTTGGGCTTGCTAGACCAACAGCTGGCTTTGAGATGGGTCAATGAGAATGCCGCCGCCTTTGGAGGAGATCCGACTCGGGTGACCATATTTGGCCACAGCGCTGGTGCAGCATCGGTGGGTTTCCACCTCCTTTCACCAGGCAGCCAGCCCCTTTTTGCCCAAGCTGTGATTCAGAGTGGATCTCCCAATGCCATCTGGGCTTGGATGAGTCCTGAGGAAGCCAAGCAACAATCCCTCGCTATCGCCCGGCTGCTGGGCTGTGCTGCTGGCGACGACAGCGCTGTGATGAGCTGCCTACAGGCGAAAGATGCCACAGAATTCTCTCCACAGGAAATGCTCTTCCTTGAGAAAAGCAAGTATCTTATCGATCTTCCTGTGATACCAACAACAGATGGAGATTTCCTGCCTGATGACCCTCAGAAGCTTCTGGAGCCTGGGCACATCAAGATCAAGCCAATTCTCATTGGTTTTACCTCCGACGAAGGCTCCACCTTTCTGCCGTTTAGTTTTCCTGGCATCGAGCGCCACCAGTTCACTCAGGACATACTTATGAAAGGGATACGGATGGGAATACGAAATGCGACAGAAGAAGTTGTCCAGGCTGTGGCACTGGAGTACAGCAAGGAAGGCCAGGATCCAGCTGGGTACCACAGGGCCTTGTCACAGTCCTTTGGCGATTACTTCTTTGCGTGCCCAATGGATGAATTCGCTAAGaagctggcagaagctggaagcCCTGTGTACACTTACTACTTCAAGCACCACACCTCAGGCTCTGTTTGGCCTGAGTGGATTGGGGCACCCCATGGTGCTGAGCTGCCTTACTTGTTTGGAACCCTTGAGAAAGTGTTGGACGTCAACCAAACTTACACAGAAGCTGAGGCTGATCTGAGCCGCAGGGTGATGCGATACTGGGCAGAGTTTTCCAGAAGTGG GAAGCCAATGGGGTCAGCTGCCAGTGAGGTAGAGTGGCCGCTCTATAATGGCACACAGCAGAACTTCTTCTACCTAAGCACTGAGCCAACTCAGGTTGTGGACAAGTCACCTGTGCAACACTGCACTTTCTTCAATGCACTGACAA ACAAATTGAAAGAGGATTCTGCTGCTTCACACAAGGAAGAGGACGGGAAAAAGGAACCCACAACCCAATAG
- the LOC117042079 gene encoding cholinesterase-like, giving the protein MLHFRTSASSFCLLLFLLASSFASDDDTVVVTSSGPIKGKRLPAGSGSVTAYLGIPYAEPPIGKLRFQKPVPHQPWSQVLETTSFGNSCPQLNIEQMPFAELFSANTPLSEDCLFLNIWVPHPWPVTPVPILLWIYGGGFTIGTASLDMYNGALLAATENVIVASMNYRLGGLGFLYLPPDAPGNVGLWDQHLALKWVSENAAVFGGDAARITLFGESAGGAAVGFHLLSPASQPLFARAVLQSGVPNAPWGWKNPENAIRDSVIVSSLMGCPKANHSVMVSCLQGKEMNSKVFAALQAFFSLTTDGEFLPDDPPKRLEIGLVHGKPILIGVTADEGSTMVFFMYPNITLKDGILTQEQALKAVNGTFKAGAKEGIDQDVLQKYTEGSHGPEQYRLAMTHYMGDYYFVCPLLEFAEKVGKDKNPVYVYSFDHRSPGSIWPEWAGTPHGAEVPYLFGSVELVLQTNRSEVKAAEAELSRRVMRYWAEFARSGNPTGSMGDEAQWPVYNATEQKFFHIGTDVAAQLKRMSPSPRCDFLSSLHSKATQTEKSPESPDSSALEKDANSATQT; this is encoded by the exons ATGCTTCATTTTCGGACTTCAGCCTCCTCCTTCtgtctcctgctcttcctcctggcTTCCAGCTTTGCCTCTGATGATGATACTGTGGTGGTCACCAGCAGCGGTCCCATTAAAGGCAAAAGACTCCCGGCTGGCTCTGGCTCTGTGACCGCCTACCTGGGCATCCCCTATGCTGAGCCCCCCATAGGAAAACTGCGTTTCCAGAAGCCGGTTCCACATCAGCCATGGAGCCAGGTATTGGAGACCACCAGCTTTGGCAACTCTTGCCCTCAGTTAAACATCGAACAAATGCCATTTGCAGAGCTATTTAGTGCTAACACACCACTTTCAGAGGACTGCCTCTTCCTCAACATCTGGGTGCCCCACCCATGGCCAGTCACACCAGTGCCCATCCTCCTTTGGATCTACGGTGGGGGTTTTACCATTGGCACAGCCTCTTTGGATATGTACAATGGGGCCTTGTTAGCAGCTACAGAGAATGTCATTGTGGCCTCCATGAATTACCGCCTGGGCGGTCTGGGTTTCCTGTACCTGCCGCCAGATGCCCCAGGAAACGTTGGCTTGTGGGACCAACATCTGGCTCTGAAGTGGGTGAGTGAGAACGCAGCTGTGTTTGGCGGTGATGCGGCCCGGATAACTCTCTTTGGCGAAAGTGCTGGAGGAGCCGCAGTTGGTTTCCACCTGCTGTCACCGGCCAGCCAACCCCTTTTTGCCCGTGCTGTGCTTCAGAGTGGAGTTCCCAATGCTCCCTGGGGTTGGAAGAATCCTGAAAATGCCATAAGAGATTCAGTGATAGTGAGTAGCCTCATGGGGTGCCCTAAAGCTAACCACAGTGTTATGGTAAGCTGCCTACAGGGGAAGGAAATGAACAGCAAAGTGTTTGCTGCCTTGCAAGCTTTCTTCTCATTGACAACGGATGGGGAGTTCCTCCCAGATGATCCCCCAAAGCGGCTGGAGATTGGTCTTGTTCACGGCAAACCCATTCTCATTGGTGTCACTGCTGATGAAGGGTCAACTATGGTATTTTTTATGTATCCTAACATAACATTGAAGGATGGAATACTGACCCAGGAGCAGGCCCTTAAAGCAGTCAATGGAACTTTCAAAGCAGGAGCCAAAGAAGGTATTGACCAGGATGTGTTACAGAAGTACACTGAAGGTAGCCATGGGCCGGAACAATATCGTTTGGCCATGACTCATTATATGGGAGATTACTACTTTGTGTGCCCACTGCTTGAGTTTGCTGAGAAGGTGGGGAAAGATAAGAACCCAGTTTATGTTTACTCCTTTGACCACCGCAGTCCTGGCTCTATTTGGCCTGAATGGGCGGGGACACCCCATGGAGCTGAGGTACCTTACTTGTTTGGAAGCGTGGAATTAGTGTTGCAAACAAACCGTTCGGAGGTGAAGGCCGCCGAAGCCGAATTGAGCCGGCGAGTGATGCGATACTGGGCAGAATTTGCCAGAAGCGG GAATCCCACTGGGTCCATGGGAGATGAGGCACAGTGGCCTGTCTACAACGCCACAGAGCAGAAGTTCTTCCACATTGGCACAGATGTGGCAGCCCAGCTCAAACGGATGTCGCCTAGCCCACGATGCGATTTCCTGAGCTCCTTGCACTCTAAGGCCACACAAACAG AAAAATCTCCAGAAAGTCCTGATTCATCCGCTTTGGAGAAAGATGCGAACAGTGCAACACAAACTTAG
- the LOC117042080 gene encoding cholinesterase-like isoform X2 → MPGILSSLPYILILLLFSPASGSAPGDDTMVVTKSGPIKGKHVPAGSGSVTAYLGIPYAEPPVGKLRFQKPLPHQPWSQVLEATSYGNSCPQPVISGILDAAIWAPNTPLSEDCLFLNTWVPHPRPSAPAPVLVFIHGGGFFAGTSSLDVYKGASLASTERVIVVSMNYRLGMLGFLSMPPAAPGNLGLLDQQLALRWVNENAAAFGGDPTRVTIFGHSAGAASVGFHLLSPGSQPLFAQAVIQSGSPNAIWAWMSPEEAKQQSLAIARLLGCAAGDDSAVMSCLQAKDATEFSPQEMLFLEKSKYLIDLPVIPTTDGDFLPDDPQKLLEPGHIKIKPILIGFTSDEGSTFLPFSFPGIERHQFTQDILMKGIRMGIRNATEEVVQAVALEYSKEGQDPAGYHRALSQSFGDYFFACPMDEFAKKLAEAGSPVYTYYFKHHTSGSVWPEWIGAPHGAELPYLFGTLEKVLDVNQTYTEAEADLSRRVMRYWAEFSRSGKPMGSAASEVEWPLYNGTQQNFFYLSTEPTQVVDKSPVQHCTFFNALTSVA, encoded by the exons ATGCCTGGTATCCTCTCTTCACTCCCCTACATCCTCATTCTCCTCCTTTTTTCACCTGCTTCTGGTTCTGCCCCTGGCGATGACACCATGGTGGTCACCAAAAGTGGCCCCATCAAGGGCAAGCATGTTCCAGCTGGCTCCGGCTCTGTGACGGCTTACCTGGGCATCCCCTATGCCGAGCCCCCTGTGGGGAAATTGCGTTTCCAGAAGCCCCTTCCACATCAGCCATGGAGCCAAGTCTTGGAAGCCACCAGCTATGGCAACTCTTGCCCCCAGCCTGTTATTTCTGGCATCCTTGATGCAGCTATATGGGCACCCAATACGCCACTGTCAGAAGACTGCCTCTTTCTCAACACCTGGGTTCCCCACCCGCGCCCCTCTGCACCAGCCCCTGTCCTTGTTTTCATTCACGGAGGGGGATTTTTCGCTGGGACATCTTCCCTGGACGTGTACAAAGGGGCATCCTTAGCCTCTACCGAGAGAGTCATAGTTGTTAGCATGAATTATCGCCTGGGGATGCTAGGCTTCCTCTCCATGCCACCAGCAGCTCCAGGAAATTTGGGCTTGCTAGACCAACAGCTGGCTTTGAGATGGGTCAATGAGAATGCCGCCGCCTTTGGAGGAGATCCGACTCGGGTGACCATATTTGGCCACAGCGCTGGTGCAGCATCGGTGGGTTTCCACCTCCTTTCACCAGGCAGCCAGCCCCTTTTTGCCCAAGCTGTGATTCAGAGTGGATCTCCCAATGCCATCTGGGCTTGGATGAGTCCTGAGGAAGCCAAGCAACAATCCCTCGCTATCGCCCGGCTGCTGGGCTGTGCTGCTGGCGACGACAGCGCTGTGATGAGCTGCCTACAGGCGAAAGATGCCACAGAATTCTCTCCACAGGAAATGCTCTTCCTTGAGAAAAGCAAGTATCTTATCGATCTTCCTGTGATACCAACAACAGATGGAGATTTCCTGCCTGATGACCCTCAGAAGCTTCTGGAGCCTGGGCACATCAAGATCAAGCCAATTCTCATTGGTTTTACCTCCGACGAAGGCTCCACCTTTCTGCCGTTTAGTTTTCCTGGCATCGAGCGCCACCAGTTCACTCAGGACATACTTATGAAAGGGATACGGATGGGAATACGAAATGCGACAGAAGAAGTTGTCCAGGCTGTGGCACTGGAGTACAGCAAGGAAGGCCAGGATCCAGCTGGGTACCACAGGGCCTTGTCACAGTCCTTTGGCGATTACTTCTTTGCGTGCCCAATGGATGAATTCGCTAAGaagctggcagaagctggaagcCCTGTGTACACTTACTACTTCAAGCACCACACCTCAGGCTCTGTTTGGCCTGAGTGGATTGGGGCACCCCATGGTGCTGAGCTGCCTTACTTGTTTGGAACCCTTGAGAAAGTGTTGGACGTCAACCAAACTTACACAGAAGCTGAGGCTGATCTGAGCCGCAGGGTGATGCGATACTGGGCAGAGTTTTCCAGAAGTGG GAAGCCAATGGGGTCAGCTGCCAGTGAGGTAGAGTGGCCGCTCTATAATGGCACACAGCAGAACTTCTTCTACCTAAGCACTGAGCCAACTCAGGTTGTGGACAAGTCACCTGTGCAACACTGCACTTTCTTCAATGCACTGACAA GTGTTGCTTGA
- the LOC117042364 gene encoding acetylcholinesterase-like — MMLCRVFSCLFLLGLSSASEEDVLVITSSGPIRGKRLMTDSGAVTAFLGIPYAEPPVGKLRFQKPRPHQPWSHALNATSFGNTCYQGSVELPGYRAEQKSESTLSEDCLFLNVWVPHPRPSAPARAFVWIHGGGFLNGSGSIDRSFLAATENIIVASMNYRLGALGFLSLPPEAPGNAGLWDQNLALSWLRENMAAFGGDPTWLTLGGQSAGAASVGFHLLSPASQALFDQATLQSGAAISPWAWVRPEEAAIRGRTLGRILGCAEDDDRAVVRCLRKKNPGEMMKNLPILGYKTLLDFPFVPTTDGEFLPDDPRKLLEAGRFLDKPILTGFTRDEGTIFLAGNAPGFSLYNDSLISHEQLLEGLRLMLPEAPEVIIKAAATIYSQEEHGEERYRNALIKASGDYLFLCPVAVVATHMAEAQSLAFAYSFTHQPSFVTVSDWVGVPHCAELPFLFGDPLSKSGYTEAEVTLSQRVMSYWGQFVRTGSPHDGEWPVYTGENFFRITTEPAQAEEVSSTRYCGFWVWLATEKIKDSDLMDEERDSDW; from the exons ATGATGCTGTGCCGAGTATTTTCATGCCTGTTTCTGCTGGGCCTCAGTTCTGCCTCTGAGGAAGATGTTCTGGTGATCACAAGCAGCGGTCCCATACGGGGCAAACGCCTCATGACAGATTCTGGCGCGGTGACAGCTTTCTTGGGAATCCCCTATGCTGAACCTCCTGTGGGGAAGCTGCGTTTTCAAAAACCCCGTCCTCACCAGCCTTGGAGTCACGCTCTGAACGCCACCAGCTTTGGCAATACCTGCTACCAAGGGAGTGTAGAACTTCCCGGCTATCGTGCGGAACAAAAGTCGGAATCCACCCTCTCTGAAGACTGCCTCTTCCTCAATGTCTGGGTGCCTCATCCCCGACCCTCTGCGCCAGCTCGTGCCTTCGTCTGGATCCATGGAGGGGGTTTTCTCAACGGGTCTGGCTCCATCGATAGGAGCTTCCTAGCTGCCACTGAGAATATCATCGTGGCGTCTATGAACTACCGCCTAGGTGCCTTGGGATTCCTCTCGCTACCCCCAGAGGCTCCGGGGAACGCTGGTTTGTGGGACCAAAACCTGGCATTGAGCTGGCTGAGGGAAAACATGGCCGCCTTTGGAGGGGATCCAACCTGGCTCACACTGGGTGGTCAGAGTGCCGGGGCCGCCTCGGTTGGCTTCCACCTTCTCTCGCCGGCGAGTCAGGCCCTATTCGACCAGGCTACTTTACAAAGCGGCGCCGCGATTTCCCCCTGGGCTTGGGTGAGGCCTGAGGAGGCTGCCATCAGAGGGCGAACCCTGGGCCGGATTTTGGGCTGCGCCGAGGATGACGACAGGGCTGTGGTGCGATGCCTGCGGAAGAAAAACCCAGGGGAGATGATGAAGAACTTGCCTATCCTCGGTTATAAAACTTTGTTGGATTTTCCTTTTGTGCCCACGACCGATGGGGAATTCCTTCCGGATGACCCTCGGAAACTTCTGGAAGCTGGGCGATTCTTGGACAAACCCATCCTGACCGGCTTCACCCGTGATGAAGGCACCATCTTCCTGGCAGGAAATGCCCCTGGTTTCAGCCTATACAACGACAGCCTGATTAGCCACGAGCAACTCTTGGAGGGCCTCCGTTTGATGCTCCCAGAGGCACCTGAGGTTATCATCAAAGCCGCAGCAACTATCTACAGTCAGGAGGAGCACGGGGAAGAAAGATATCGAAACGCCTTGATCAAAGCTTCTGGAGATTACCTTTTCTTGTGCCCCGTGGCTGTGGTGGCCACCCATATGGCAGAAGCCCAAAGCCTGGCCTTTGCCTACTCCTTCACTCACCAGCCTTCCTTTGTAACTGTCTCTGACTGGGTTGGAGTGCCCCATTGCGCCGAGCTGCCCTTTCTATTTGGTGACCCACTGTCTAAGTCGGGATATACAGAGGCTGAGGTGACCCTGAGCCAAAGGGTTATGAGCTACTGGGGACAGTTTGTAAGGACCGG GTCTCCTCATGATGGAGAATGGCCCGTCTACACAGGAGAGAATTTCTTCCGCATTACCACAGAGCCAGCTCAGGCCGAGGAGGTGTCAAGCACCCGTTACTGTGGCTTCTGGGTGTGGCTAGCCACGGAAAAAATTAAGG ACTCTGACCTGATGGATGAAGAAAGAGactctgattggtaa